A window of Hemibagrus wyckioides isolate EC202008001 linkage group LG03, SWU_Hwy_1.0, whole genome shotgun sequence contains these coding sequences:
- the cdk2ap2 gene encoding cyclin-dependent kinase 2-associated protein 2 isoform X2: MHPDVSPLSCGSCGSSPSLPSASTFRPVFSDFGPPSMGFVQPVKVSQGSTYSELLSVIEEMSREIRPTYAGSKSAMERLKRGIIHARALVRECLAETERSART, translated from the exons ATGCACCCTGACGTTTCTCCTCTTTCCTGTG GGTCGTGCGGCTCGTCTCCGTCTCTGCCCTCGGCCTCCACCTTCAGACCAGTGTTCAGCGACTTCGGTCCACCATCCATGGGCTTTGTACAG CCTGTGAAAGTGTCTCAGGGCTCCACCTACAGCGAGCTGCTGTCTGTTATAGAGGAGATGAGTCGAGAGATCAGGCCCACGTACGCCGGCAGTAAAAGTGCTATGGAGAGATTGAAAAGAG gaatCATCCACGCCCGAGCTCTAGTGAGAGAGTGTCTAGCTGAAACTGAGCGCAGCGCTcgcacataa
- the aip gene encoding AH receptor-interacting protein: MEELALKLSADGIQKKVLSPGKGEILEYLDGTKVKFHYRSSLCDGTVLDDSRTMGGKSKPMELILGKKFKLPVWERVVSTMRVCEIAEFTCDVKHTALYPLVSQSLRNISVGKDPLEGQRHCCGIAQVHSHHLHGHKDLEKLQANPQPLVFTMELLEVLPPGSFTLETWAMSDEEKLAAVPQIHEEGNALFKKGDTAGATEKYYNAIACLKNLQMKEQPGDQPWIKLDLMITPLLLNYCQCKLIQGQYYEVLDHCSSLLNKYEDNVKAYFKRGKAHAAVWNEAEARADFQKVLQLDPSLSPAVSKEIQAMEKRIREKEKEEKGRYKNLFNSSSTSAAATMS; this comes from the exons ATGGAGGAACTTGCTCTGAAGCTGAGTGCGGATGGCATCCAGAAAAAAGTGCTTTCTCCTGGAAAAGGGGAAATCCTAGAGTATCTGGATGGCACGAAG GTGAAGTTTCATTACCGCAGCAGCCTGTGTGACGGCACGGTGCTGGATGACTCCAGGACCATGGGAGGGAAGAGTAAGCCCATGGAGCTCATCCTGGGGAAGAAGTTTAAGTTGCCCGTGTGGGAGCGTGTGGTCAGCACCATGCGGGTCTGTGAGATCGCAGAGTTTACCTGTGACGTCAAG CACACGGCTCTGTACCCGCTGGTGTCTCAGTCTCTGAGGAACATCAGCGTGGGTAAAGATCCTCTGGAGGGACAGAGACACTGCTGTGGCATCGCACAGGTCCACTCTCACCACTTACATGGACACAAAGATCTGGAAAAGCTCCAGGCCAACCCTCAGCCCCTGGTCTTCACCATGGAGCTCCTGGAG gtttTGCCTCCTGGCTCCTTCACTTTGGAGACGTGGGCGATGTCGGATGAGGAGAAGCTAGCTGCCGTGCCACAGATCCACGAGGAAGGAAACGCACTCTTCAAAAAGGGAGACACGGCAGGAGCCACAGAAAAATACTACAACGCCATCGCCTGCCTCAAGAACTTACAGATGAAG gAGCAGCCAGGCGATCAGCCGTGGATTAAGTTGGATCTGATGATCACGCCACTGCTGCTGAATTACTGCCAGTGTAAACTGATCCAGGGTCAGTACTACGAGGTGCTGGACCACTGCTCCTCTCTGCTCAACAAGTACGAGG ATAACGTGAAGGCCTACTTCAAGCGAGGAAAAGCTCACGCGGCCGTGTGGAACGAAGCCGAAGCCCGAGCTGATTTTCAGAAGGTTCTGCAGCTGGACCCTTCTCTCAGTCCGGCCGTGAGCAAAGAGATCCAAGCGATGGAGAAGCGCATccgagagaaggaaaaagaggagaaagGACGCTACAAAAATCTCTTCAACTCCAGCAGCACCTCAGCAGCAGCTACTATG AGCTGA
- the sod3b gene encoding extracellular superoxide dismutase [Cu-Zn] — translation MLSTLPVVLLLSFMFLTPMLSEKLTLKPPEHEMFNGSLYATCRMKPNTQLLAGMPRVYGHVLFKQSGPQEKLQVIFKLYNLPENYSKSRAIHIHQYGDLSEGCTSTGGHYNPQGVDHPLHPGDFGNFISRNGKIRRSVTSKATLYGGSSVLGRAAVIHEKEDDMGHGGDAGSLLHGNAGARLACCVIGISSSKPWNKSRH, via the coding sequence ATGCTCTCCACACTCCCAGTGGTGCTCTTGCTCAGCTTCATGTTCCTCACACCGATGCTGAGTGAGAAGCTCACACTGAAGCCTCCTGAGCATGAGATGTTTAACGGCTCTCTGTACGCCACATGCAGGATGAAACCCAACACCCAGCTGCTGGCAGGAATGCCCCGGGTCTACGGTCACGTCCTGTTTAAACAAAGCGGCCCACAGGAGAAGTTACAGGTGATCTTCAAGCTGTACAACCTGCCTGAGAATTACTCAAAATCCCGAGCAATACACATTCACCAGTACGGAGATCTCAGCGAGGGCTGCACCTCCACCGGCGGCCACTACAACCCACAGGGAGTCGACCATCCGCTTCATCCGGGGGATTTTGGAAACTTTATAAGCCGCAACGGCAAGATCCGGCGGTCTGTAACCTCTAAAGCCACTCTGTACGGCGGCTCCTCGGTGCTGGGCCGTGCCGCGGTGATCCACGAGAAGGAGGACGACATGGGACACGGAGGAGACGCAGGAAGTCTTCTGCATGGGAATGCGGGAGCACGACTGGCCTGCTGTGTAATCGGAATAAGCAGCTCCAAACCCTGGAATAAATCTCGTCACTGA